In the Bacteroidota bacterium genome, AAAAGACATTATGAAGTTTTCAAAGTTCAATAAAGAAATATATGGCAATCCGGTTCCGTATGATCCTAAAATCTTACCGGGTATCAGCACTATCAAAGATGAATACCTGCCTTTCATTTCTCCCGATAATGAAATTGCTTTCTTCACCCGAAGAATAAAAGTTCAACCCATGGGAGTTGCCTGGGATATGAGCACGGAAAAAGAATTTTTCTGTTTCAGCGAAAGAAAACCTGACGGAAATTTTCCTGAAGGAGAGCCCATGCCCGCTCCGCCTTTCAACACGCACTTTAATGAAGGAGGCGCTTCCATCACCATTGACAACAAACATCTTTATTACACCGTGGTGGAACAGGATGGCAACTATGATATTTATTACAGTGATTTTATCAGCAACGGTTATGGTGGCGGAGAATGGAAAGAATCAAAAAGCGTGGGCAACATCATCAACAGTGCGGACTATTGGGATTCTCAGCCCTCTATTTCTGCCGATGGAAAAACTTTGTACTTCGCCAGCACGCGACTGGGCGGATATGGCGGAGTTGATCTATGGAAATCTGAAAAAGATGAGAACGGATATTGGACAAAGCCCGTGAATCTCGGACCGAACATCAATACCGAAGGCGATGAAAAATCTCCCTTCCTGCACTGGGACAGCAAAACACTTTACTTTTCTTCAGGCGATAATGAACAGGCAGCCACTTCTCACATGAACATAGGCGGCTTTGATATTTTTTATTCGCGGCAGGACAGCACCGGCAAATGGGGCAAGCCGAAAAACATCGGCTACCCGATTAACACCGCGGGAAACGATGTAGGATTTTTTGTAAGCACGGATGGGAAGTACGGCTACTTTGCTTCAAACGATAATCAGAAAACAAAAGGGAAAAGCGTGGGCGGTTATGATTTATATTATTTCGAACTGCCTAAAAATGTGCGCCCCGATGAAGTAGCCATCATAAAAGGAAAAGTTACTGCGGAGAATGGCAAACAAGTGATAGCCGCAGTGGAGCTGAAAGATGCCGTCACAAAAAAAATTACGAAAGCCGTGGTGGATTCCGCTACAGGAGAATATGCCGTGGCGGCAAATACTCAGAAGAAACACGACCTGCTTCTCGTGGTAAAAAAAGAGGGCAACGCATTCAGCTCGCAATTGATTTCCATGAAGGACAGCCTGTCGGGTAAGGGAGAGGATTCAATTGAAACGAAGCAATCTCCCAAAGAGGAACCATCCTCTCCCTTTGCAAAATCTCCTGTCATGAAAGTTGACATGAAAAGTGATACATTGAAAGAAGGAAGAGCATTTACGCTGAACAATATTTATTTCGGACCTAACCTCGCTGACCTGAAAGAAGAATCAAAATTTGTGCTGGATGAATTTATAAATTACCTGAAAGAGGATTCAACTATTGTAATTGAAATTGACGGGCACACCGATAACATCGGCAACCCGCAGGACAATCAAAATCTTTCTGCCGACCGCGCTTTCACCGTTTTTGAATACCTGAGAAATAATGGCGTGCCGAAAAACCAGATTGTCAATCACAAAGGTTTTGGAGAAATGAAACCTGTTGCTTCAAATGATACCGAAGAAGGGCGTGCGCAAAACCGCAGAACAGAGTTTTTGATTGTTTCGAAATAACTTCAGTTATCTGTAATTACTAATTTGCCGGTAGCAATGATATTTCCTACCCCTGCGCTATCGCGCTGTCCCCCTTCGGATGGGGATAAAGGGGGAGGATCAGTTAAGCGAATGAAATACAGTCCGCTTGCGAGATTGTCTCTTTGCAAAGTAACGGTCTGCCCCGAAATATTATTTATTTGTTTTACTTGTTGCCCGTATGAGTTGTAAACTGTGAGGGTTGCGTTTGTTAAGTAATTGTTTGTCTGCAAAGTTGTTGAGGTGGAAAAGGGATTAGGATAAATAGAAATATTTCCTTGTAATTGGTTTTCAAAAACAGAAATGATTCCTGAACGGTAAATAATTTTCCCATTATTCCCGCAAGCCCAAATATCTGTTAGTCCGATGCCTTGAATTGCGTTTAGGTTTTCTATTGTTCCTGATGTTTCTGATGCCCATGTTAGTCCTCCGTCTGAACTTTTAAGTATTATTCCGTTATCACCGCAAACCCATACGTTTAATGCATCTGCATAATAAACTGCATTTAAGTTTTGTATTGTTCCACTGGTTGGCGAAGTCCAGTTTGTTCCACCATTTATTGTTTTCAAAATTATTCCGCTGTTGCCAACCGCAATTCCTTCGTTTGTATTAATGAACATTATTTTTTTCAAGGTTTGTGTTGTGCCGGATGTTTGCTGTGACCAAAGAGTTCCAAAATTAGTGGTCTTGATTATTAAACCTCCGTCTCCAACTACCCAGCCGATGGTGGTGTTGGCAAAATAAATTCCGTATAAATTTTTATTTGCAGTGAAAGAATACGTTGGATAATTTCCGGTAGCGTAGTCATATAACATTCCATACGTACCTTCAATATCGCCAACCACCCAGCCGGAAGCAGAAGAAACGGTTGGATAAAAAATATCGTTAAGAGTGGTGACTCCACCTGCCAGATTGCTCCAGGTTGTTCCTGAATTTGTGGTTTTGTAATTCTGTTGCCATTGTCCGCAAAACCAACCTGTGGTGGCGGTGAGAAAACGAATCGCATTAATATGATAGGTTGTGCCAGTTGCCATGTTAGCCCAGGTGGTGCCGCCATTAGTTGTTTTGCTGCCTACTCCATTGTCTCCTACGGTGTAAACATTAGTTGTGCTTGTGGTGTAGATTGAATTAAGATTTTGTATTGTTCCAGATGTTTGCGAAACCCATTGCGCAAAACAAGTCATGTAAAATAGTGCAGTGAATAATGCAGAAAGAAAGAAAAGTTTTTTCATTGCATAAAATCTCAATATCTTCCCGTTAAATCACTGCTTTATGAATTTTTTTCTTATGATTTTATTTTCACTCATAAACTCAACGTCATAAATTCCGACAGGAAGAGCGGAGATATCTACCCACTCATAAAGATAACCGTTCGTATCAATTGATTCTTTGTACGCCACCGTGCCTAAAATGCTTCTTATAGTGAAATCAACTTTCCCCTGCAGGTGAGTTTCAATGCTGATGTATATTTCATTATGCGCAGGGTTGGGGAATACGCTGATGTTTTCTTCAGTAGCGATAGTATTTACTCCGGCAACGCAGACCACTGTTCCTGTGCCTGTTGCACTGCCAATAATTGGTATTGTTATAGTTACGGAGTAAGTTCCCGGACATAAACCGGTGGCGGTCATAGTGGTTTGCGCTTGAGGATCGGTCCAAAGATAAGTGCCACCTAAAGCAGACACATCGTTGGTTGTAGCTGAGCCATCGCAGGGTGCTGTACAGTTAGTGGCGTTGGTAACGGTAACTGTTGGGGTTGCCTGAGCAGAAGCTTCACCCATGATGAACAAAGGTGCAATTGAAAAGAGTAAAAGTTTTTTCATGCTGATAGATGTTGGTTGATAGGATGAATTATTTTACTGCAAACTTATAAAAAATAACAGCAAGAACCTTTATTACCTTTACAAACAATGGATTTACTATTAAAAGCCGAGCGGTTTTGCGCTTATCAGGAACGCTGCCGGTTTGAAGTGGAGAAAAAGCTCCGCGAACTCAAAGCAAAGCCCGATGAAATTTCAAAAATCATTGCCTCGCTGGAAGAAGATGAATACCTGAATGACGAACGCTATGCAAAACTTTTCGCTTCAGGAAAATTCAGAATCAAGAGATGGGGGAAAAATAAAATACGCGCGGAACTGCGAATAAAAAAAATGCCTGATGACTTTATACAAAACGCGCTGAATGCGATTGATGATGAAGAATATTTGAAAACCATTCAACATCTTATCAAAAGAAAAGCAAGAGAAGTCAAGACTCAAGACCCCAAAGATAAACTCAGAAAAATCGTAAACAATCTTCTTTCAAAGGGATTCGAGTCAGAGTTAATTTGGAAATGTGTTAATTTGAAAATTTGAAAACGGTTGTATTTGTATTGCATTTTCAAATTGGCTAATCTTCAAATTAGCTCATTTGCTGTTCCGTATCAGCACATCAAACCGATAATGCGCGTGCGGAAGATTTTCCTGCGGCATGATGGAAACGTTCAATCTTTTTCTTTCGCACCATTGCACAATTTCTTTCGGGTCAATCCACCAGCCGAGGTCGCACTCTCCTTCTTTGAACCGGAGCAGGCGTGAAAATTTCTCACGGTAAAACTTTTTAGGCGATTCATAAAAGTTCCACATCCGCGTTTTATCGGGAATATCTCCTATGAAAATCCAGCCCCTGTGCTTTGTTATTTTTGAAAGCTTCTCCAGAATGGCTTCCCGTTTCTTTTTGTTGAAATACTGGAAAGAGAAATAGCAGTACGACTTATCAAAAAAATCTTCAGGGAAAAATTTATCAATGAGCAGGGCATCGGATAAATGCAGGCGTAGGTTGAAAATATTTTCTTTCAGCTCAAATTTCCGGGCGGTATCAATCAGCGCTTCTGAAAAATCAACGCCATGAATCTCTTTGCAGGTGCGCGCAATAAATTTTGTGAGGGCGGCATTGCCGCAGCAGAGGTCAAGCACCATATCGTCTTTTTCAAACTGAACTTTGTCAATGATGTCGTTCGCGATGGCTTCGAATTTGTAATGCTCACCGCGCCTCGCGCTTTGCTCAAGAAGAGAATCATCTATCGGGAATGCCCATTTATTAATCCACTTATCACTCATCTGCGAATACTAATTTGTACGAATGTACGAATCAGGCAAAAGAAAATTAACTGAGAGAATTTCAGATTATACACAGCGAAATCGTGATAACTCCAGTTTGATTGGCTGTTATTCGCAAATTCGGAATGATTCGTATTCGCTGATAGTCATTTTATGACAACCATTTTCCTCCCCTCACTCGCCTGATCAGAAGTTTGCAGCTGGAAAAAATAAGTGCCTGCCGGAATATCGGCCGTAGAAATTAAAAGATGATCAAAAGTTTTATCCACCTTATACCGTTTTATTTCTTTGCCCTGCAGATCATAAAAAATAATTTCACCTTGGCTTACTCCATTGGGAAAAGTATAATCAATGCGGGTGGAGTTGATGGAAGGATTGGGATAAGCATTTGAAATACTGCTTTGAGCTAGCAGTAGGTTATTTCCTTCTTGTATGCCCATACTCAATGTGCCAGGCAAACCATAAACATTAGCATCACCATTATAAGCATTCTGATGACTTAAAATCATTTTTGTTCCTTGAGATGTATTGTAAATCGGATATTGTTGCAATTGGACGTTAACCATTATCCATGCCGCCATACTATCCTCTGTAAAAATACAAGTTCCGTCTTCTTTATAAATTTTTGTAGTGACCGCTCCAGCACAATCATTATACAGATACATAAACTCCAACTGAGAGTCAATATCAAATAATTTTTCTGATAAATAAAGTATGGTAGGTACACCGTTGCAAGTCTGAGGAAAACTTGCGAAAGAAATCGTCTTCACTAATGAATGATTCATGTCATATATATCAATCACTTTTCCCGTTCGGTTTATCTTAACATATTTTTCACCAGATACTTCAAAATTAATAATCATTAATTGAGATGAGCGTGAAGTAGTAGTAGAAGTATTCATAACACCATAAGTCGAAGCACTATCATAAGTATGCTCCAACGTAATCTGCGCCTTTGCATTTATTCCAAATGCAAGGAGAGTGATGAGGATAAATTTTTTCATTTGATTTAGTTTAGTTGGTAAATGTAAGCATTGAGTTTTGT is a window encoding:
- a CDS encoding OmpA family protein, whose translation is MKSKLLWLLSWSLLLGTWNLGLCQKGKPPADPDPAEECSGTDEAKKLYEKSRDKKKYQYDERIKFIEQAVEEDPNYAPANYELGMHWQRRADESGADCEKCEKYFRAVILNCPKYHSNPYFFLGYMFYQQGNFDSAMKYTKLFLDFKEDNLKKYDKLRYDRFLVDAKDIMKFSKFNKEIYGNPVPYDPKILPGISTIKDEYLPFISPDNEIAFFTRRIKVQPMGVAWDMSTEKEFFCFSERKPDGNFPEGEPMPAPPFNTHFNEGGASITIDNKHLYYTVVEQDGNYDIYYSDFISNGYGGGEWKESKSVGNIINSADYWDSQPSISADGKTLYFASTRLGGYGGVDLWKSEKDENGYWTKPVNLGPNINTEGDEKSPFLHWDSKTLYFSSGDNEQAATSHMNIGGFDIFYSRQDSTGKWGKPKNIGYPINTAGNDVGFFVSTDGKYGYFASNDNQKTKGKSVGGYDLYYFELPKNVRPDEVAIIKGKVTAENGKQVIAAVELKDAVTKKITKAVVDSATGEYAVAANTQKKHDLLLVVKKEGNAFSSQLISMKDSLSGKGEDSIETKQSPKEEPSSPFAKSPVMKVDMKSDTLKEGRAFTLNNIYFGPNLADLKEESKFVLDEFINYLKEDSTIVIEIDGHTDNIGNPQDNQNLSADRAFTVFEYLRNNGVPKNQIVNHKGFGEMKPVASNDTEEGRAQNRRTEFLIVSK
- a CDS encoding T9SS type A sorting domain-containing protein, which encodes MKKLFFLSALFTALFYMTCFAQWVSQTSGTIQNLNSIYTTSTTNVYTVGDNGVGSKTTNGGTTWANMATGTTYHINAIRFLTATTGWFCGQWQQNYKTTNSGTTWSNLAGGVTTLNDIFYPTVSSASGWVVGDIEGTYGMLYDYATGNYPTYSFTANKNLYGIYFANTTIGWVVGDGGLIIKTTNFGTLWSQQTSGTTQTLKKIMFINTNEGIAVGNSGIILKTINGGTNWTSPTSGTIQNLNAVYYADALNVWVCGDNGIILKSSDGGLTWASETSGTIENLNAIQGIGLTDIWACGNNGKIIYRSGIISVFENQLQGNISIYPNPFSTSTTLQTNNYLTNATLTVYNSYGQQVKQINNISGQTVTLQRDNLASGLYFIRLTDPPPLSPSEGGQRDSAGVGNIIATGKLVITDN
- a CDS encoding T9SS type A sorting domain-containing protein, giving the protein MKKLLLFSIAPLFIMGEASAQATPTVTVTNATNCTAPCDGSATTNDVSALGGTYLWTDPQAQTTMTATGLCPGTYSVTITIPIIGSATGTGTVVCVAGVNTIATEENISVFPNPAHNEIYISIETHLQGKVDFTIRSILGTVAYKESIDTNGYLYEWVDISALPVGIYDVEFMSENKIIRKKFIKQ
- a CDS encoding RecX family transcriptional regulator yields the protein MDLLLKAERFCAYQERCRFEVEKKLRELKAKPDEISKIIASLEEDEYLNDERYAKLFASGKFRIKRWGKNKIRAELRIKKMPDDFIQNALNAIDDEEYLKTIQHLIKRKAREVKTQDPKDKLRKIVNNLLSKGFESELIWKCVNLKI
- a CDS encoding class I SAM-dependent methyltransferase, with protein sequence MSDKWINKWAFPIDDSLLEQSARRGEHYKFEAIANDIIDKVQFEKDDMVLDLCCGNAALTKFIARTCKEIHGVDFSEALIDTARKFELKENIFNLRLHLSDALLIDKFFPEDFFDKSYCYFSFQYFNKKKREAILEKLSKITKHRGWIFIGDIPDKTRMWNFYESPKKFYREKFSRLLRFKEGECDLGWWIDPKEIVQWCERKRLNVSIMPQENLPHAHYRFDVLIRNSK
- a CDS encoding T9SS type A sorting domain-containing protein; protein product: MKKFILITLLAFGINAKAQITLEHTYDSASTYGVMNTSTTTSRSSQLMIINFEVSGEKYVKINRTGKVIDIYDMNHSLVKTISFASFPQTCNGVPTILYLSEKLFDIDSQLEFMYLYNDCAGAVTTKIYKEDGTCIFTEDSMAAWIMVNVQLQQYPIYNTSQGTKMILSHQNAYNGDANVYGLPGTLSMGIQEGNNLLLAQSSISNAYPNPSINSTRIDYTFPNGVSQGEIIFYDLQGKEIKRYKVDKTFDHLLISTADIPAGTYFFQLQTSDQASEGRKMVVIK